From the Saccharomycodes ludwigii strain NBRC 1722 chromosome I, whole genome shotgun sequence genome, one window contains:
- the RTG3 gene encoding Rtg3p (similar to Saccharomyces cerevisiae YBL103C | RTG3 | ReTroGrade regulation) encodes MSFNLFDKEISLNGTSSINNVNKNNAITVKQGNLSLEEEERMLLDEIIQQQNHQQQQLQQQQQQQRVSTQKNLTNNSNFSIMDLYNNNNNNNNNNNNNNNRNNTNNHNTSLKSENYSTPIISLKKEGEDSDVLDISFLKDNSHFQRMLTPSTTTDIPNSFPISKRKNSSFSSSLSASRAYNNRNQLTSSQLNNSTPDNQQSKTPPHTSTQFNDFLFEPYSFLDEEASTIYTDNSSTLTPSIISGGGADSETSSNYGQFLSNTLRNSSYLSNNNNNNGNGTGSIVARMQNLDTLSVKSLGSRVLDARVSTNDTKSIGGRSATSSVASGFTSIEQQKIQRKRTSHNEVERRRRELIKYKIKELSTIVPNVLFDVYKKNKTTKPKKRIVLCGAIDYLKFLEKVITIQNDRKNFILHKINELEQNESIGTHIENKNAEGLTNKKNNKTLAGEGIIDTRIDMIPTSNDGFEFIPLHVLETDNCNNNTANNAAEEKDKTVNTTNSGKSKVSEDADLEQFLSGNIIEAEENAKLLNDIDTSFLLNFYK; translated from the coding sequence ATGAGTTTTAATCTATTTGATAAGGAAATTAGTTTAAATGGGACATCATCTATAAATAAtgtcaataaaaataatgccATTACTGTCAAGCAGGGAAATTTATctttagaagaagaagaaagaatgTTACTGGATGAAATAATACAACAACAGAaccatcaacaacaacaactgcagcagcagcagcagcagcagcgaGTGTCcacacaaaaaaatttgaccAATAACTCTAATTTTTCCATCATGGAcctttataataataataataataataataataataataataataataataacagaaataatactaataatcaTAACACAAGTCTGAAAAGTGAAAATTATTCTACGCCGATAAtatctttgaaaaaagaaggcGAGGACTCCGATGTCCTTGATATATCATTCTTGAAAGATAACAGTCATTTCCAAAGAATGCTTACGCCTAGTACTACTACCGATATACCAAATTCTTTTCCCATAAgtaaaaggaaaaactCATCCTTTTCCTCATCGTTATCCGCGTCCAGAGCTTATAATAATCGAAACCAGCTGACTTCAAGCCAACTTAATAATAGCACTCCAGATAATCAGCAAAGTAAAACACCACCACACACTTCTACACAATTTAAtgactttttatttgaacCTTACTCGTTTTTAGATGAGGAAGCTTCAACTATATACACAGATAATTCATCTACTTTGACTCCAAGTATAATCTCTGGTGGCGGTGCCGACTCAGAAACTTCTTCTAATTATGGTCAATTCCTATCAAACACATTAAGAAATTCCTCATATttatctaataataataataataatggtaatggtACTGGCAGTATTGTGGCTAGAATGCAGAATTTGGATACCTTAAGTGTAAAAAGTTTAGGTTCAAGAGTTCTTGATGCAAGGGTTTCTACCAATGATACTAAAAGTATAGGTGGACGAAGTGCTACATCCTCTGTTGCTAGTGGATTTACCTCTATTGAACAACAGAAAATACAAAGAAAGAGAACTTCACATAACGAGGTTGAAAGGAGACGCAGAGAATTGATTAAGTACAAGATTAAGGAATTAAGTACCATTGTGCCAAATGTCTTGTTTGATGTctataagaaaaataaaactaccaaacctaaaaaaagaatagtTTTATGTGGTGCTatagattatttaaaatttttggaaaaagtTATTACCATACAAAATGATAGGaagaattttattttgcataaaataaatgagCTAGAGCAAAACGAGAGTATCGGCACtcatattgaaaataaaaatgccGAGGGtttaactaataaaaaaaacaacaagacGCTCGCCGGCGAAGGAATCATAGATACCAGAATAGATATGATACCCACTTCAAATGACGGATTTGAATTTATACCACTTCATGTATTGGAAACGGATAactgtaataataatactgcaAACAATGCCgctgaagaaaaagataaaactGTAAATACCACTAATAGTGGCAAAAGCAAGGTCTCGGAAGATGCTGATTTGGAGCAATTTTTAAGCGGTAATATAATAGAGGCAGAGGAAAATGCCAAGTTATTAAATGATATAGATACCAGTTTTCTATTGAACTTTTATAAATAG
- the NTO1 gene encoding Nto1p (similar to Saccharomyces cerevisiae YPR031W | NTO1 | NuA Three Orf), which yields METIDHGEDKNSIKLREEVHFGTFYKDLKENEDIGLVFLNDKDHFDNNNKNTEDIISSPGVKINKKTGNHNKNVKKIPIKQILFKNKTIFEAISSIPKVKIQNWPKDTTNYELTMMSNEYEKKICNTISKILCNQKIFQNLYDMNKQDFIFLQYLLNQYPMLHGKLTLFLFECLITLLENEWYQFDRLIPHDPHNLIKYSIPPWIYDKYGTDDGRVAQMDSNADQSCAVCGLCNSEPVNSIIFCDGCDIAVHQECYGVVFIPEGAWYCRKCMLLGNDCLDISCKFCPSQTGAFKQSSDGSWAHVICALWIPELTFANVSYMEPIIGEENIPKSRWKLTCFICRKKGCCIQCCSKNCVTAYHVTCAKRAGLYLNLEKHCSIYEAATGFTSTSNVLPDRFLATYCPKHQPVGWHNCENGILKTKAFYRDQIAITQQLIKQRESTKFKNSIDSQSRSSKTTISPFLGNLVREVLLQVFNPCNDNAVIKRSAKNKRLDDNNFIDTLSIEICKYWILEKEYNNGAFLIKKKQLSYDTKSYNGTELKSQKKFIETRLLKDLKKIDILSNLVVERQRQLLKVKKINNEILNQCFSPINYLFINEHLSKMQKLVNFERLCQDLKIRDFLNKVNTNNVVLSNFKEIYDAFQNAIQIQSKNKLELVEIEKYLNEIIKPLQNVDFKQLLNTDFNIDYTNNIVVEKHKNFGKKHQKLLGLLDIHKNQDDSDLSEVEDLEIMEKRTLNELCEVMKT from the coding sequence ATGGAAACAATAGATCATGGAGAAGATAAAAACTCTATTAAATTACGTGAAGAAGTGCATTTTGGGACATTTtataaagatttaaaagaaaacgaAGATATTGGActagtatttttaaatgacAAGGATCactttgataataataataaaaatactgaaGATATAATATCATCGCCAGGTGtgaaaattaacaaaaagacAGGAAACCACAACAAGAATGTCAAAAAAATCCcaattaaacaaatattgtttaaaaataaaaccatATTTGAAGCAATAAGCAGCATACCTAAAGTGAAAATACAGAATTGGCCAAAAGATACAACAAATTATGAGCTTACCATGATGTCAAATGAGtatgagaaaaaaatttgcaaTACCAtttctaaaatattatgcaatcaaaaaattttccaaaatttgTATGACATGAATAAGcaagattttattttcttacAATATTTACTCAACCAATATCCAATGCTGCACGGTAAACTaaccctttttttatttgaatgtTTAATCAcattattagaaaatgaGTGGTACCAATTTGATAGGTTAATTCCACACGATCCGCacaatttaataaaatatagtATACCCCCCTGGATTTATGATAAATATGGTACTGATGATGGAAGAGTGGCCCAAATGGATTCAAATGCAGACCAATCCTGTGCAGTGTGCGGATTGTGCAATTCAGAACCAGTAAACTCGATTATATTTTGCGATGGTTGCGATATAGCAGTTCATCAAGAATGTTATGGAGTAGTTTTCATTCCTGAAGGAGCTTGGTATTGTAGAAAGTGTATGCTATTAGGCAACGATTGTTTGGATATTTCTTGTAAATTTTGCCCCAGTCAAACCGGTGCTTTCAAACAGTCTAGTGATGGTTCTTGGGCTCATGTGATCTGTGCCCTTTGGATTCCAGAGCTAACTTTTGCAAATGTTAGTTATATGGAGCCTATTATTggagaagaaaatattcCCAAAAGTAGGTGGAAATTAACTTGTTTCATATGTAGAAAAAAGGGATGTTGTATCCAGTGTTGTAGCAAAAATTGCGTTACCGCATATCACGTAACTTGTGCGAAAAGAGCtggtttatatttaaacttAGAGAAACATTGTAGTATCTACGAAGCTGCCACTGGGTTCACATCAACATCAAATGTATTACCTGATAGGTTTTTGGCTACTTATTGTCCTAAACATCAACCAGTAGGATGGCACAATTGTGAAAATGGGATCCTAAAAACCAAAGCCTTTTATCGTGATCAAATAGCTATTACTCAGCagttaataaaacaaagagAGTCtacaaaatttaaaaactcTATTGATTCGCAAAGTAGATCAAGTAAAACGACAATATCACCCTTTTTGGGGAATTTAGTAAGGGAAGTTTTGCTACAAGTATTTAACCCATGCAATGACAATGCAGTTATCAAGAGAAGCGCAAAGAATAAGCGATTAGATGACAATAACTTCATTGATACTTTATCAATTGAAATTTGTAAGTATTGgattttggaaaaagaatataataACGGCGCTTTcttgattaaaaaaaagcagTTGTCATACGATACAAAATCATATAATGGAACTGAGTTAAAATCGCAGAagaaatttattgaaacgcggttattaaaagatttaaagaaaatagatATTTTGAGCAATCTGGTGGTTGAGAGGCAACGGCAATTACTGAaagtaaagaaaataaacaacgAAATATTGAACCAATGTTTTTCTCCGATTAACTATctatttattaatgaacATTTATCTAAAATGCAAAAGTTGGTGAATTTTGAGCGGTTGTGtcaagatttaaaaatacgtgattttttaaataaagttaataCAAACAACGTAGTTTTGAgcaattttaaagaaatatatgatGCTTTCCAAAATGCAATTCAAATTCaaagcaaaaataaattggaacTAGttgaaatagaaaaatacTTGAATGAAATAATTAAACCTTTACAAA
- the SFT2 gene encoding Sft2p (similar to Saccharomyces cerevisiae YBL102W | SFT2 | Suppressor of sed Five Ts) has protein sequence MNTDPSSLRESFNKWAQSRSGDDQPQAQQPGIFTSFTDSINSTVNDVYNRLPIYRQDTIDQEPSWFQLSRFERLLLFFCFLLGSIACFVICGFLFPILATKPRKFGLLWSMGSLLFVLAFGVLQGPVSYLKHLITKERLPFTAFFFGTCLGTIYFAAFAKATLLTIVFAVLQLFSIIWYAVSYFPFGRQGLTVLTNVGIGQARGALNI, from the coding sequence atgaacACAGATCCATCTTCTTTAAGGGAATCATTTAACAAGTGGGCTCAATCAAGATCAGGTGATGATCAACCACAGGCACAACAACCAGGAATTTTCACCTCTTTTACAGATTCAATAAATAGCACGGTAAATGATGTTTATAATAGACTACCTATATATAGACAAGATACTATTGACCAAGAACCTTCATGGTTTCAACTAAGCCGTTTTGAAAGgcttttactttttttttgttttctacTAGGTTCAATTGCATGTTTTGTCATTTGTGGCTTCTTATTCCCTATTTTAGCTACTAAACCTAGAAAATTTGGCTTACTTTGGAGTATGGGTAGTTTACTATTTGTTTTAGCGTTTGGTGTATTACAAGGCCCCGTCAGTTATTTGAAACACTTAATTACTAAGGAAAGATTACCGTTTactgcttttttttttggtactTGTTTAGGTACTATATATTTTGCAGCATTTGCTAAAGCCACTTTATTGACCATTGTTTTTGCTGTATTACAATTGTTTTCTATTATATGGTATGCTGTCAGTTATTTCCCCTTTGGTAGACAGGGGCTAACTGTATTGACCAATGTAGGCATCGGACAGGCAAGAGGagctttaaatatttaa
- a CDS encoding arrestin C-terminal domain-containing protein (similar to Saccharomyces cerevisiae YBL101C | ECM21 | ExtraCellular Mutant (paralog of YPR030W | CSR2)), translated as MRRLFSHFHSDNKNNKTKSANNSAGNSNNSTRSSSRKSSTVNNVSTVNNTGSAITPASNNDKKGPQNLKGKELNQNGVVNTNNGSAHAKTNGNISNTNKSESKIKRNKTTSVKSATPRDMGHTNKKTKSKSNQEVDTNFSTPKLRNPSTVNNGLSEKNLKKRQSLPLFMNDSEKANPVQLRRKKSFRDTIHSIWGTPQLQEADKEQRNMLSQPPNTHDSTKLARSQHSSNAGIKRSSTVLVANRNVASYSSDKTTANNNMHFKSPNFKPESYESNNLSSSPSPIKSNISRGKGSIRRSNSTLNLNNNLSSNSRRNSSSLNNLHAFLNENGNSDHSSRNNLNELSELPMDLRTPPISINGGRGHTLNFSSQTSFTSASSSPQNYYENENDISNSSPDYVVAADNLYHSPDNNHRPNYSTALKRTNSRKKSFDSLCNYLNDRGLLKPRLISHTVFHGNDRNESDIFLSGGDGNSNSNNNNNNNNNNNNNNNNDISNNNSNRNTDNDGNNSNTNTNSNDKSNCAENEKYPIDIFLATSGENIFLPTLSSQDDEYIQQLNGLDNSNSNYNLDTSITNRVNSFDGPRPSQSSIMNNSAGMSSSPLSTLTNALNGDHSTLNSTENNPNISNASPYGNTSLDDIEDSAVSYKVAIVVSLKKRTPVESVIIRLVSDTLVYWYNGVPPERKNTKEFYKIGELQWNLKLSEACTFIQFDSVQENETSLPVSLFKSKPLEEIITEPYLPLGTKRKNIFVDSLKPMIDKLGCSPDTNTINTSTKFYAPGEYVFFIPIYFANNIPETIYVPSARVRHTLHCGVLVNKPLLENDGKHRHNNGNDLTSSKSGGSSHHGIHIHHHRQAYTHNTNVKNGGVNSAGSLSSSPPIGGKFFKKFLTHINENTNNEEDVYDKFGVIYGDKSLNIVRTPPLRSISTADKPIYINRVWNDALSYEISLPQKYVTLNSELPIKIKLVPTDKSLNLKRLRVGVVEKITLVSKGLEYEFDQVDPLLHDPCNPYHQEFLNRRKKDRVLSLVEVKSKEKSGNESMQETVVTNCKNENIFSYSNDIVDSVTLRFNLKFPKFENIRSPSGHGSSSYRIPPPYGIDEFNKVLSANHNSSRRNNVINGLFGRKNKASSMASNEDMNGSTSTLLNTIGSNHTHSASPNNSATDSTDVTKRHSSDLNKNNYKNSNKSNSTIKSHQSLSSRRNSTSVAATSSNRMNSISAGTTTNSRRNSTSATGTSSGIAINAMKQRHSNEYNANNNSTAPTISEPVIVSGSGIKVQHEIKHKIPKRGLYTDSVNFSNIHVKHKLEVLLRISKYDKQAQKTRHYEVLIDTPICMMSDLCSSGNMDLPTYDMAVMDSVISAHELDELAPPPSFEEAISVPASPLAVPIKSANVNLNKGHSNTGTANNNSMEDIQFLSLSSADPRKIKNGGTSSTNNSASVTPASSNLTPVLIQQRLKLKQQHNIPDCAARNNSIDSHMSNDSYGEVSNVEHVSTITATGSDNTSTNTSATTNSTGSSNNNKTSKNITHLTGFRNIDDILIATKPKEEQGRSVSGNTDCSSDSSSSSSSSMITSEEELPATLPTYDDSVPLMSDEEPGESEEDKTFTV; from the coding sequence ATGCGTCGATTATTTAGTCATTTTCATAgtgataacaaaaataataaaactaaatcAGCAAATAACAGTGCTggaaatagtaataattctACCCGTTCGTCATCACGGAAATCATCAACAGTAAATAATGTTAGTACAGTAAACAACACTGGCAGCGCTATCACTCCTGCTtcaaataatgataaaaaaggTCCTCAAAATTTGAAAGGGAAAGAACTAAATCAAAATGGAGTTGTAAACACCAATAATGGCTCTGCTCATGCCAAAACTAATGGTAACATCTCCAATACTAATAAATCagaaagtaaaataaagagAAATAAAACTACATCGGTTAAATCGGCAACACCAAGAGATATGGGTcatacaaacaaaaaaacaaaatcaaaaagtAACCAAGAGGTGGATACTAATTTTTCTACTCCAAAATTGAGAAACCCATCGACTGTTAATAACGGTTTATCCGAgaagaatttgaaaaaaagacaatCTTTGCCTTTATTCATGAATGACTCTGAGAAAGCCAATCCTGTACAAttaagaagaaagaaatcATTTAGAGATACTATACATTCTATTTGGGGCACTCCGCAATTACAAGAAGCAGATAAGGAACAACGAAATATGTTATCTCAGCCTCCTAATACCCATGATAGTACTAAGCTTGCAAGGAGCCAGCATTCTTCTAATGCTGGTATTAAGAGGAGTTCCACTGTACTCGTTGCAAATCGGAATGTAGCCTCTTATAGCAGTGATAAAACAACggctaataataatatgcATTTCAAAAGCCCTAATTTTAAACCAGAATCCTATGAATCAAACAATCTTTCCTCGTCACCTTCCCCTATAAAGAGCAACATAAGTAGAGGGAAAGGTAGTATTCGTCGTAGCAATTCCACACTAAATCtaaataacaatttatCATCCAATAGTAGGAGAAATAGTAGtagtttaaataatttgcaCGCTTTCCtaaatgaaaatggaaattCAGACCATAGTAGTAGAAACAATCTGAATGAATTATCTGAGCTCCCCATGGATTTGCGAACTCCTCCTATAAGTATTAATGGTGGTAGGGGTCATACTTTAAATTTCAGTAGCCAAACTTCTTTTACATCCGCATCATCTTCCCCACAAAATTACTATGAAAACGAAAATGATATTAGCAATAGTAGTCCTGATTATGTGGTTGCAGCTGATAATCTATATCACTCTCCAGACAATAACCACAGACCTAATTACTCTACGGCtttaaaaagaacaaattCAAGAAAGAAATCTTTTGACTCACTATgcaattatttaaatgacAGGGGTTTATTAAAACCAAGATTAATTTCTCATACTGTTTTCCATGGTAATGATAGAAATGAatctgatatttttttaagtgGTGGTGATGGTAACTctaattctaataataataataataataataataataataataataataataataatgacattagtaacaataacagcAACAGAAACACCGATAATGACggcaataatagtaatactaatactaacaGCAATGACAAAAGCAATTGCGCTGAGAATGAAAAATACCcaattgatatatttttggcAACTTCAGgggaaaatatatttttaccGACCTTATCTTCACAAGATGATGAATATATTCAGCAACTAAATGGCTTAGATAATAGCAATAGCAATTATAATTTAGATACTTCTATTACTAATCGGGTCAATAGTTTTGATGGCCCAAGGCCGTCACAATCAAGCATAATGAATAATTCTGCAGGTATGTCCTCGTCGCCTTTATCTACATTGACGAATGCTTTGAATGGTGATCACTCCACTCTCAACTCAACTGAAAATAATCCGAATATCTCCAATGCCTCACCCTATGGTAATACTTCTTTAGATGATATTGAAGATTCAGCAGTTTCATATAAAGTAGCTATTGTTgtatctttaaaaaaaagaactcCTGTTGAATCTGTTATTATCAGACTAGTAAGTGATACTTTAGTTTATTGGTATAACGGAGTCCCTCCCGAGCGGAAAAACACCAAagaattttataaaattggtGAACTTCAATGGAATTTGAAATTGAGTGAGGCTTGCACTTTTATTCAATTCGATTCAGTTCAAGAAAATGAAACCTCTTTACCCGTTTCACTTTTTAAGTCCAAACCCTTGGAAGAAATAATTACAGAGCCTTACTTACCATTAGGaacaaaaaggaagaaCATATTTGTCGATTCGTTGAAGCCTATGATCGATAAGTTGGGTTGTTCGCCTGATACAAATACTATAAATACAAGCACAAAATTTTATGCGCCTGGtgaatatgttttttttattccgATATATTTTGCTAACAACATTCCAGAAACTATTTATGTTCCATCTGCCAGAGTCAGACACACTCTACATTGTGGTGTTTTGGTTAATAAGCCATTGCTGGAAAATGATGGAAAACATCGTCATAATAATGGGAACGATTTAACCTCTTCGAAAAGTGGTGGAAGCTCTCATCATGGGATCCATATACACCACCATCGTCAAGCATATACTCACAATACTAATGTTAAAAACGGTGGCGTAAATAGTGCCGGTAGTTTATCCTCTAGTCCGCCAATTGGGGgcaaattttttaagaaatttTTAACTCATATTAATGAGAACACAAATAATGAAGAGGATGTGTATGATAAATTCGGTGTTATATATGGTGATAAATCATTAAATATCGTCAGGACACCGCCATTAAGGTCAATTTCGACTGCCGATAAGCCCATTTATATTAACAGAGTTTGGAATGATGCATTATCATATGAAATATCACTTCCTCAAAAATATGTTACTTTAAACAGTGAATTGcctattaaaattaaattggtACCTACAGATAAATCTTTAAACCTGAAACGCTTGAGGGTTGGTGTTGTTGAGAAGATCACGCTGGTTTCTAAAGGATTGGAGTACGAGTTCGATCAAGTTGATCCGTTGTTGCATGATCCATGCAACCCATATCATCAGGAGTTTTTAaacagaagaaaaaaggatcGTGTTTTGTCCTTAGTGGAAGTTAAATCCAAGGAAAAATCGGGAAATGAGTCCATGCAGGAAACTGTGGTAacaaattgtaaaaatgaaaatattttttcatattctAATGATATTGTTGATTCAGTTACTTTAAGATTTAATTTGAAGTTTCCCaagtttgaaaatattcGATCACCTTCAGGTCATGGCTCTAGTAGTTATAGAATCCCGCCACCCTATGGTATAGATGAGTTTAACAAGGTATTGTCAGCTAATCATAACTCAAGTCGCCGCAATAATGTTATCAATGGATTGTTTggtagaaaaaataaagcaaGTTCGATGGCATCAAATGAAGATATGAATGGTAGCACATCGACATTATTAAACACTATTGGATCCAACCATACTCACAGTGCTAGCCCTAATAATTCAGCCACAGATTCTACTGATGTGACTAAAAGACACAGTAGTGATCtgaacaaaaataattataaaaattctaataaaagtaaCAGTACAATAAAATCGCACCAGTCATTATCCAGCAGAAGAAATTCAACTTCAGTTGCTGCCACATCAAGTAATAGAATGAATTCAATATCAGCTGGTACCACAACCAATAGCAGAAGAAATTCTACTTCAGCTACTGGCACTTCTTCTGGAATTGCTATTAATGCCATGAAACAGCGACATAGTAATGAATATAACGCCAATAACAATTCAACTGCACCTACCATTTCTGAGCCAGTGATTGTCAGTGGATCTGGCATCAAGGTCCAGCATGAAATAAAGCATAAAATACCCAAGCGTGGGTTATATACAGATAGTGTTAATTTCAGTAATATACACGTTAAACATAAATTAGAAGTATTATTAAGGATCAGCAAATATGATAAACAAGCACAAAAGACAAGACATTACGAAGTTCTAATTGATACCCCGATTTGTATGATGAGCGATTTATGTAGTAGTGGGAATATGGACTTGCCAACGTATGATATGGCAGTTATGGATAGTGTGATCAGTGCGCATGAATTGGATGAGTTAGCACCTCCGCCTTCTTTTGAAGAGGCTATTAGCGTGCCTGCTTCTCCCTTGGCTGTTCCGATTAAATCTGCCAATGTGAATTTGAATAAGGGCCATTCTAATACTGGAActgcaaataataatagcatgGAAGATATTCAGTTTTTATCTTTGTCATCAGCAGATCCAAGGAAAATTAAGAATGGTGGTACTAGCAGTACAAACAACAGTGCTAGTGTAACACCTGCCAGTAGCAACTTGACTCCAGTTTTAATTCAACAGAGATTGAAATTGAAACAGCAACATAATATACCCGACTGTGCTGCAAGAAATAACAGTATTGATAGTCACATGTCAAATGACTCTTATGGTGAAGTTTCAAATGTTGAACATGTTAGTACCATAACTGCTACTGGTAGCGACAATACCAGTACTAATACGAGCGCTACCACTAATAGTACTGGgagtagtaataataataaaacctctaaaaatattacacaTTTAACTGGTTTTAGAAATATTGATGATATTTTGATTGCAACTAAAccaaaagaagaacaagGTCGTTCAGTGAGTGGCAATACTGACTGTTCTTCCgattcatcatcatcgtcatcgtCATCGATGATTACTAGCGAAGAGGAATTACCAGCCACGTTACCTACCTATGATGATTCTGTTCCACTAATGAGTGATGAAGAACCTGGAGAAAGTGAAGAGGATAAGACTTTTACAgtctaa